From a region of the Corallococcus coralloides DSM 2259 genome:
- a CDS encoding 4-alpha-glucanotransferase, whose protein sequence is MELLSPLPDSHRSLITEALEALGVTRWVLSIHDPSFPGLPGEDLGRGTPYSEGAARFLAFARDLGFTGIQLGPQGQTTAYNPSPYDGTLFSRNTLNVALAPLTDPHGPWGALLSADTLARLVSEVPEAGGPEVLYSSACRGQAVALQEAWDTFRRTREPGLVRRFADFRLENREWLERDALFDVLAARHHTPDDWRGWADSLDGRLFAPRAGEEAQAEARIRELLTVEAGAVEQYAFRQFLVHEQHGLLRERAGAWGLKLYGDLQIGFSPRDTWARQGLFLGAYLMGAPPSRTNPEGQPWNYPVLDPEQYVAADGSSPGPVLRYMDARLGKMLSEYDGLRIDHPHGLVCPWVYRAGSADPLRAVQGGARLFSSPDLPDHPALARYSIVAPEQLNRSVPRYADGWVTGLTEEQVARYAILFDSVVRTARAHGRAREDVLCEVLSTLPYELSRVMARDGLGRFRVTQKADLNNPADVYRSENVAPEDWVMVGNHDTKSLWRLISEWQWKHALRAQADYLAERLHPEAEGREAFARQLAEDPGLLAQAKFADLFASRARSVMVFFADLLGMPDTYNAPGSVDARNWSLRIPTDWAEHYQQRLRVGAALNLPQVLAMALRAGGAEARARHAELLTRLDEAAARLRSGAR, encoded by the coding sequence GTGGAGCTCCTGTCCCCGCTGCCCGATTCGCACCGCTCGCTCATCACCGAAGCCCTGGAGGCACTGGGTGTCACCCGCTGGGTCCTGAGCATCCATGACCCCAGCTTCCCCGGGCTCCCCGGAGAGGACCTGGGGCGGGGAACGCCGTACTCCGAGGGCGCCGCGCGCTTCCTCGCCTTCGCTCGGGACCTGGGCTTCACCGGCATCCAGTTGGGGCCGCAGGGGCAGACCACCGCGTACAACCCTTCGCCGTATGACGGCACGTTGTTCTCGCGCAACACGCTGAACGTGGCGCTCGCGCCGCTCACGGATCCGCACGGACCGTGGGGGGCGCTGCTGTCCGCGGACACCCTGGCCCGGCTCGTCTCCGAAGTGCCGGAGGCGGGTGGTCCAGAGGTCCTGTACTCCTCCGCGTGCCGGGGCCAGGCGGTGGCGCTCCAGGAGGCGTGGGACACCTTCCGGCGCACCCGGGAGCCAGGGCTGGTTCGCCGCTTCGCGGACTTCCGCCTGGAGAATCGGGAGTGGCTGGAGCGGGATGCGCTCTTCGACGTGCTCGCTGCCCGGCATCACACGCCGGATGACTGGCGCGGTTGGGCGGATTCGCTGGATGGGCGCCTGTTCGCACCGCGTGCCGGCGAAGAGGCGCAGGCGGAGGCGCGCATCCGGGAGCTGCTCACCGTCGAAGCCGGCGCGGTGGAGCAGTACGCCTTCCGCCAGTTCCTCGTGCACGAGCAGCATGGGCTGCTGCGGGAGCGCGCGGGGGCTTGGGGGCTCAAGCTGTACGGGGACCTCCAGATTGGTTTCTCGCCCCGGGACACGTGGGCGCGGCAGGGGCTGTTCCTCGGCGCGTACCTCATGGGGGCTCCGCCCAGCCGTACCAACCCGGAGGGCCAGCCGTGGAACTACCCGGTGCTGGATCCGGAGCAGTACGTCGCCGCGGATGGCTCCAGCCCCGGGCCGGTGCTCCGCTACATGGACGCGCGGCTGGGCAAGATGCTCTCCGAGTACGACGGGCTGCGCATCGACCATCCGCACGGGCTCGTGTGCCCTTGGGTGTACCGCGCGGGCTCGGCGGATCCGCTGCGCGCGGTGCAGGGTGGGGCGCGCCTGTTCTCCTCGCCGGACCTGCCGGACCACCCGGCGCTGGCGCGGTACTCCATCGTGGCTCCGGAGCAGCTGAACCGCTCGGTGCCGCGTTACGCGGATGGATGGGTGACGGGGCTCACGGAGGAGCAGGTGGCCCGGTACGCCATCCTCTTCGACTCCGTGGTGCGCACGGCGCGGGCGCACGGCCGGGCCCGCGAGGACGTGCTGTGCGAGGTGCTGAGCACGCTGCCGTACGAGCTGTCGCGGGTGATGGCCCGCGATGGCCTGGGCCGCTTCCGCGTCACGCAGAAGGCGGACCTGAACAACCCGGCGGATGTGTACCGCAGCGAGAACGTGGCCCCCGAGGACTGGGTGATGGTGGGCAACCACGACACGAAGTCGCTCTGGCGGCTCATCTCCGAATGGCAGTGGAAGCACGCGCTGCGCGCCCAGGCGGACTATCTCGCGGAGCGTCTGCATCCCGAGGCGGAGGGGCGTGAGGCCTTCGCGCGGCAGCTGGCGGAGGACCCGGGGCTGCTCGCGCAGGCGAAGTTCGCGGACCTGTTCGCCAGCCGTGCGCGCAGCGTGATGGTGTTCTTCGCGGACCTGCTGGGCATGCCGGACACGTACAACGCGCCCGGCTCCGTGGATGCGCGCAACTGGTCCCTGCGCATCCCTACGGACTGGGCCGAGCACTACCAGCAGCGGCTGCGCGTGGGGGCCGCGCTCAACCTGCCGCAGGTGCTCGCCATGGCGCTGCGCGCGGGCGGAGCGGAGGCACGCGCACGGCACGCGGAGTTGCTGACCCGGCTGGACGAAGCGGCTGCCCGGCTGCGAAGCGGCGCGCGGTGA
- a CDS encoding putative glycolipid-binding domain-containing protein, with the protein MTMEATAVTRELIWRRVMDELGFEHARVRRGQEGTELSGVILVAEQGAPLRAEYSVGCDGAWRTRRVSVTQSWRGEHRTLTLEHDGEGHWQKDGRGSEELEGCTDVDLGLSPSTNALPINRLRLGEGASAEIRAAWVRFPALEVVPARQGYTRTGPARYRYESLESGFNAMLDVDTDGLPIEYAGIWRRLAEGPAAPVSSTQAFVEALVSPGPSSELGDAAATFGWLVGGWAGTIQDHDPDGSVRQSQGEWWFHWVLEGRALQDIFIVPSRRAPAQSGPGANRRYGTTVRTFDRAGGRWQITWISPTGGAINRLAGGRDGDRLVLLGEHHGKPIRWSFSDIGADRFTWRGEEQDSAGQWKLQARFDMRRIT; encoded by the coding sequence ATGACGATGGAGGCAACAGCAGTCACGCGGGAGCTCATCTGGCGGCGCGTGATGGATGAACTGGGATTCGAGCACGCACGCGTGCGGCGCGGGCAGGAAGGCACGGAGCTCTCCGGCGTGATTCTCGTCGCGGAACAGGGTGCACCGCTGCGGGCGGAGTATTCGGTCGGCTGTGACGGTGCGTGGCGCACGCGCCGGGTGAGCGTGACGCAATCGTGGCGCGGCGAGCACCGGACGCTCACGCTGGAGCATGACGGGGAGGGCCACTGGCAAAAGGACGGCCGGGGCTCGGAGGAACTGGAAGGCTGCACGGACGTGGACCTGGGATTGAGTCCCTCCACCAACGCGCTGCCCATCAACCGGCTGCGGCTGGGAGAAGGTGCCAGCGCGGAGATCCGTGCGGCGTGGGTGAGGTTTCCCGCGCTGGAGGTCGTGCCAGCGCGGCAGGGCTACACACGCACGGGGCCCGCGCGCTACCGCTACGAGAGCCTGGAGAGCGGCTTCAACGCGATGCTGGACGTGGACACGGATGGGCTGCCCATCGAATACGCCGGCATCTGGCGCAGGCTCGCGGAAGGGCCCGCCGCTCCCGTGTCCTCGACGCAGGCGTTCGTGGAGGCCCTGGTGAGCCCCGGGCCTTCGAGCGAGCTGGGCGACGCGGCGGCCACCTTCGGCTGGCTGGTGGGAGGCTGGGCCGGGACCATCCAGGACCATGATCCGGACGGGAGCGTCCGACAGAGTCAGGGCGAGTGGTGGTTCCACTGGGTGCTGGAGGGACGGGCCCTGCAGGACATCTTCATCGTGCCGTCCAGGCGCGCCCCCGCGCAGTCAGGGCCCGGGGCGAACAGGCGCTACGGCACCACGGTGCGCACCTTCGACCGGGCCGGAGGCAGGTGGCAGATCACCTGGATCAGTCCCACGGGCGGCGCCATCAACCGGCTGGCTGGGGGACGGGATGGCGACCGGCTCGTCCTCCTGGGTGAGCATCATGGGAAGCCCATTCGCTGGAGCTTCTCCGACATCGGCGCGGACCGCTTCACCTGGCGCGGCGAGGAGCAGGACAGCGCCGGCCAGTGGAAGCTCCAGGCGCGCTTCGACATGCGGCGCATCACCTGA
- a CDS encoding AraC family transcriptional regulator: MADLGKVDLTTARRLASGDGWRVSEILCRSGPGDPIFEEQHTWVSVSAVLSGSFTYRSRNGRVLLTPGSLLLGEQHASFCCGHEHGVGDRCIAFHFKPELMDEVARDLSGVTRTDFPKHRLPPLQRLAPLIADVQALAEQPGSRGAEELALRMAGAALSGIHEGTARPVTATEERRMADALRLMEARLVEPLSLAVFAQELGMGRHHFLRTFRKVVGESPYSYILGRRLTLAAEHLRTDRERIADVAFACGFGDLSEFVRRFRNRFGVTPSAYRARARPGSVGTERV; the protein is encoded by the coding sequence GTGGCCGACTTGGGGAAAGTGGACCTGACGACGGCTCGCCGGCTGGCGTCCGGAGACGGATGGCGCGTGAGCGAGATCCTCTGTCGCTCCGGTCCAGGAGACCCCATCTTCGAGGAACAGCACACCTGGGTGTCCGTCTCCGCCGTCCTGTCGGGAAGCTTCACCTACCGCTCCCGGAATGGACGCGTGCTGCTGACGCCCGGCTCGCTGCTGCTCGGGGAACAGCACGCGTCCTTCTGCTGCGGCCATGAGCACGGCGTGGGCGACCGCTGCATCGCCTTCCACTTCAAACCCGAGCTCATGGATGAGGTGGCCCGGGACCTGTCCGGGGTGACTCGCACGGACTTCCCAAAGCACCGGCTGCCTCCCCTCCAGCGGCTCGCACCGCTCATCGCGGACGTCCAGGCGCTGGCCGAGCAGCCTGGCTCGCGCGGCGCGGAGGAACTGGCGCTGCGGATGGCGGGCGCGGCGCTGAGCGGCATCCACGAAGGGACAGCCCGGCCCGTCACCGCCACCGAGGAGCGCCGCATGGCGGACGCGCTCCGGTTGATGGAGGCACGGCTGGTGGAGCCCCTCTCCCTGGCCGTGTTCGCGCAAGAGCTGGGCATGGGCCGCCACCACTTCCTGCGCACCTTCCGCAAGGTGGTGGGAGAGAGTCCCTACAGCTACATCCTGGGCCGCCGCCTGACCCTCGCCGCCGAACACCTGCGGACGGACCGCGAGCGCATCGCGGACGTCGCCTTCGCGTGTGGATTTGGCGACCTGTCTGAATTTGTCCGCCGCTTCCGTAACCGCTTCGGCGTCACGCCGTCCGCGTACCGCGCCCGCGCTCGACCCGGGTCGGTCGGGACAGAGCGGGTCTAA
- a CDS encoding AMIN-like domain-containing (lipo)protein, whose protein sequence is MRLRQGLYGVGVALGLLGQGCQKQEPQTVPMDVPAVPPPARTVPREGPAATAPVVHQVLDVKEDAGKPASPAEAAWTTATVQKPRGEPPSITLRSVRTGTHADYDRTVFEFDGPRLPGYQLGYVKTPVQQCGSGDDVKTPGEAALEVRFTLARAHDDQGQATVAQRSLKPALPSLLGLERVCDFEGEVTWVLGTARRAPFRVLELTNPTRLVLDVQH, encoded by the coding sequence ATGCGCCTGCGACAGGGGCTGTACGGGGTAGGAGTGGCATTGGGACTGCTGGGCCAGGGCTGCCAGAAGCAGGAGCCCCAGACCGTCCCCATGGACGTGCCGGCCGTGCCCCCGCCCGCCAGGACCGTGCCGCGCGAGGGACCGGCCGCCACCGCCCCGGTGGTGCACCAGGTGCTGGACGTGAAGGAAGACGCGGGCAAGCCGGCGTCCCCGGCGGAAGCAGCGTGGACCACGGCGACGGTGCAGAAGCCGCGCGGCGAGCCCCCGTCCATCACGCTGCGCTCGGTGCGCACGGGGACGCACGCGGACTACGACCGCACGGTGTTCGAGTTCGACGGGCCGCGCCTGCCGGGCTACCAGCTGGGGTACGTGAAGACGCCGGTGCAGCAGTGCGGCTCCGGCGACGACGTGAAGACGCCGGGAGAGGCCGCGCTGGAGGTGCGCTTCACGCTGGCGCGCGCGCACGACGACCAGGGGCAGGCCACGGTGGCGCAGCGCTCGCTCAAGCCCGCGCTGCCGTCCCTGCTGGGGCTGGAGCGCGTGTGCGACTTCGAGGGCGAGGTGACGTGGGTGCTGGGCACCGCGCGCCGCGCCCCGTTCCGCGTGCTGGAGCTGACGAACCCCACGCGCCTCGTGCTGGACGTCCAGCACTGA
- a CDS encoding pyridoxal phosphate-dependent aminotransferase — protein MAIDLTSLPRPSRDDTTVSTMVRGLVGSEILRIAAEIRELVAKGNKVCNLTVGDFNPKEFPVPDGLRDQIGAALQGGETNYPPSDGVLDLRQAVQRFYERSLGLKYPLEGIVIAGGARPVIYATYRAVLDPGDVVVYPVPSWNNNHYAHMLGARSVVVTTDAAAGFMPTLAQLEPHLSSARLLCLCSPLNPTGTMIDAEALRAICQRIVEENRAREGRGQKPLILMYDHIYWVLNFGKKHVTPVELVPEMAPYTVFVDGISKAFAATGVRVGWGVGAPTLISRMRDVLGHVGAWAPKAEQVATARYLDDVPATESFLTTMRQRVDQRLEALYKGFQRMKDAGLPVEAIAPQGAIYLTVRFDVVGRDGLATNDAIRKRLLEKARFAMVPFQAFGLAEDTGWFRLSVGATSVAEIEEAMPRVEATVREILAAR, from the coding sequence ATGGCCATTGACCTGACCTCCCTCCCGCGTCCCTCTCGCGATGACACCACCGTGAGCACCATGGTGCGTGGGCTCGTGGGCAGCGAAATCCTCCGCATCGCCGCGGAGATTCGCGAGCTCGTGGCCAAGGGCAACAAGGTGTGCAACCTCACCGTGGGAGACTTCAACCCGAAGGAGTTCCCCGTCCCGGACGGCCTGCGCGACCAGATTGGCGCCGCGCTCCAGGGCGGTGAGACGAACTACCCGCCGTCCGACGGCGTGCTGGACCTGCGCCAGGCCGTGCAGCGCTTCTACGAGCGCTCCCTGGGGCTGAAGTACCCGCTGGAGGGCATCGTCATCGCGGGCGGCGCGCGGCCCGTCATCTACGCCACCTACCGCGCGGTGCTCGACCCGGGGGACGTCGTCGTCTACCCGGTGCCGTCGTGGAACAACAACCACTACGCCCACATGCTGGGCGCCAGGAGCGTGGTGGTGACCACGGACGCGGCGGCGGGCTTCATGCCCACGCTGGCGCAGCTGGAGCCGCACCTGTCGTCCGCGCGCCTGCTGTGCCTGTGCAGCCCGCTCAACCCCACCGGCACCATGATTGACGCGGAGGCCCTGCGCGCCATCTGCCAGCGCATCGTCGAGGAGAACCGCGCGCGCGAGGGCCGCGGCCAGAAGCCCCTCATCCTGATGTACGACCACATCTACTGGGTGCTGAACTTCGGCAAGAAGCACGTCACGCCCGTGGAGCTGGTGCCGGAGATGGCGCCGTACACCGTGTTCGTGGACGGCATCAGCAAGGCCTTCGCCGCCACCGGCGTGCGCGTGGGCTGGGGCGTGGGCGCGCCCACCCTCATCTCCCGCATGCGTGACGTGCTGGGCCACGTGGGCGCCTGGGCCCCCAAGGCCGAACAGGTCGCCACCGCGCGCTACCTGGACGACGTCCCCGCCACCGAGTCCTTCCTGACGACGATGCGCCAGCGCGTCGACCAGCGCCTGGAGGCCCTCTACAAGGGCTTCCAGCGCATGAAGGACGCGGGCCTGCCGGTGGAGGCCATCGCACCGCAGGGCGCCATCTACCTCACCGTGCGCTTCGACGTGGTGGGCAGGGACGGGCTCGCCACCAACGACGCCATCCGCAAGCGCCTCCTGGAGAAGGCCCGCTTCGCCATGGTGCCCTTCCAGGCATTCGGCCTGGCGGAGGACACCGGCTGGTTCCGCCTCTCCGTGGGCGCCACCTCGGTCGCTGAAATCGAGGAGGCGATGCCCCGCGTGGAGGCCACCGTGCGTGAAATCCTGGCGGCCCGGTAG
- a CDS encoding NTP/NDP exchange transporter: MLKRFVDVRDEEVGAVLGAFVYFFTLMCGYAILRPIRNEMGTAGDVKQLPWLFTVTFGVMLLAVPAFSALVARYPRRVVVPRVYRFFLFNLLAFFALLKWGVAKEGVARAFYIWLNVYNLFVVSIFWSFMADVFASDQGKRLFGFIAAGGTTGMMVGPFLVGRLAEPVGPVNLILVSAVMLEVSAQCVRRLGHWARDVQHQPATREGPVGGGVLAGLRLLVTSPFLFALGLQVLLYAATSTFLYYQEVQLVASLAKDAASRTAAFADIDFWVQVLTLALQTLVTGRVISRLGLGVAMAVAPVLTLVGLGVLAFAPVLTVLIAVKSFRGASHYALERPSREILFTTVDREARYKSKSFIDTVVYRGSDMLSAWLQGGLTALGLGMMGLSLAAVPLAALWLAVALYLARQQRTRAAETLPQTTLPGGTTA, encoded by the coding sequence ATGCTCAAGCGCTTCGTGGACGTCCGTGACGAGGAGGTAGGGGCGGTCCTCGGGGCGTTCGTCTACTTCTTCACGCTGATGTGCGGCTACGCCATCCTGCGGCCCATCCGCAACGAGATGGGCACGGCCGGGGATGTGAAGCAGCTGCCCTGGCTCTTCACCGTCACCTTCGGCGTGATGCTGCTGGCGGTGCCGGCCTTCTCCGCGCTGGTGGCGCGCTACCCCCGGCGGGTGGTGGTGCCGCGCGTCTACCGCTTCTTCCTCTTCAACCTGCTGGCCTTCTTCGCGCTGCTCAAGTGGGGCGTGGCGAAGGAGGGCGTGGCGCGCGCCTTCTACATCTGGCTGAACGTCTACAACCTGTTCGTCGTCTCCATCTTCTGGAGCTTCATGGCGGACGTGTTCGCCAGCGACCAGGGCAAGCGGCTCTTCGGCTTCATCGCCGCGGGCGGCACCACGGGGATGATGGTCGGCCCGTTCCTGGTGGGCAGACTTGCGGAGCCGGTGGGGCCGGTGAACCTCATCCTCGTGTCCGCGGTGATGCTGGAGGTGAGCGCGCAGTGCGTGCGCCGCCTGGGCCACTGGGCGAGGGACGTGCAGCACCAGCCCGCCACGCGCGAGGGGCCGGTGGGCGGCGGGGTGCTCGCGGGCCTGAGGCTCCTGGTGACGTCGCCGTTCCTGTTCGCGCTGGGGCTGCAGGTGCTCCTGTACGCGGCGACCTCCACGTTCCTGTACTACCAGGAGGTGCAGCTGGTCGCGTCCCTGGCGAAGGACGCGGCGTCGCGCACGGCGGCGTTCGCGGACATCGACTTCTGGGTGCAGGTGCTGACGCTGGCCCTCCAGACGCTCGTCACCGGACGGGTCATCTCGCGTCTGGGATTGGGCGTGGCCATGGCGGTGGCGCCGGTGCTCACGCTGGTGGGCCTGGGGGTGCTCGCGTTCGCGCCGGTGCTGACGGTGCTCATCGCCGTGAAGTCATTCCGGGGCGCGAGCCACTACGCGCTGGAGCGCCCGTCGCGCGAAATCCTGTTCACCACGGTGGACCGCGAGGCCCGCTACAAGTCCAAGAGCTTCATCGACACGGTGGTGTACCGCGGCAGTGACATGCTGAGCGCGTGGCTGCAGGGTGGCCTCACCGCGCTGGGCCTGGGCATGATGGGCCTGTCGCTGGCGGCCGTGCCCCTGGCCGCGCTGTGGCTCGCGGTGGCCCTGTACCTGGCGCGCCAGCAGCGCACGCGCGCCGCTGAAACCCTTCCGCAGACGACCCTTCCTGGAGGAACCACGGCATGA
- a CDS encoding NAD-dependent epimerase/dehydratase family protein encodes MKLTRRGVIQAAAALGAVQVLGCASSPKAGPGPATGDDKGDAPGKPLNILILGGTRFLGPALVQVAQARGHTLTLFNRGKSNPGLFPDVEKLQGDRDPNKGEGLKALAGRKWDAVIDTSGYVPRVVKASAELLAPNVGQYVFISSISVYKEMTKQNLNESDAVGTLPDETTEEVGETSYGPLKALCEKAAETALPGRTLNIRPGLIVGPDDGSDRFTYWPLRVAKGGEVLAPGDGEDPVQVIDARDLAAFIIRNVERRTTGIFNVTGPVQPMKMKGMLETLREATGSDARFTWVDTAFLDQQKVTAFGDMPAWVPRTGPEGGIGAVSIVKATQAGLVTRPLADTVRDTLTWFHALPADRQEKLRAGLSAEREKEVLAAWHQAKGTARAG; translated from the coding sequence ATGAAGCTGACCCGAAGAGGCGTGATTCAAGCAGCGGCCGCGCTGGGCGCGGTCCAGGTGTTGGGCTGTGCATCGTCCCCCAAGGCGGGGCCGGGCCCGGCAACGGGTGACGACAAGGGGGATGCCCCGGGCAAGCCCCTGAACATCCTCATCCTGGGCGGCACCCGGTTCCTGGGCCCCGCGCTGGTGCAGGTGGCGCAGGCGCGCGGCCACACGCTCACGCTCTTCAACCGCGGCAAGTCCAACCCGGGCCTGTTCCCGGACGTGGAGAAGCTCCAGGGCGACCGCGACCCCAACAAGGGTGAAGGCCTGAAGGCGCTGGCGGGCCGCAAGTGGGACGCGGTCATCGACACGTCCGGCTACGTGCCGCGCGTCGTGAAGGCGTCCGCGGAATTGCTCGCGCCGAACGTCGGCCAGTACGTCTTCATCTCCAGCATCTCCGTCTACAAGGAGATGACGAAGCAGAACCTCAACGAGTCCGACGCCGTGGGCACCCTCCCCGACGAGACCACGGAGGAGGTGGGCGAGACGAGCTACGGCCCGCTCAAGGCGCTCTGCGAGAAGGCCGCGGAGACGGCGCTGCCCGGCCGCACGCTCAACATCCGCCCCGGCCTCATCGTGGGCCCGGATGACGGCTCCGACCGCTTCACCTACTGGCCGCTGCGCGTGGCGAAGGGCGGCGAGGTGCTGGCCCCCGGCGACGGCGAGGACCCCGTGCAGGTCATCGACGCGCGCGACCTGGCCGCGTTCATCATCCGGAACGTGGAGCGCCGCACCACGGGCATCTTCAACGTCACCGGCCCGGTCCAGCCCATGAAGATGAAGGGCATGCTGGAGACCCTGCGCGAGGCGACCGGGAGCGACGCGCGCTTCACCTGGGTGGACACCGCGTTCCTGGATCAGCAGAAGGTGACGGCCTTCGGGGACATGCCCGCGTGGGTGCCACGCACCGGGCCGGAGGGCGGCATTGGCGCGGTGAGCATCGTCAAGGCGACGCAGGCGGGGCTCGTCACCCGGCCGCTCGCGGACACCGTGCGCGACACGCTGACCTGGTTCCACGCGCTGCCGGCGGACCGCCAGGAGAAGCTGCGTGCGGGCCTGTCCGCTGAGCGTGAGAAGGAAGTGCTCGCCGCCTGGCACCAGGCGAAGGGCACCGCCAGGGCGGGTTGA
- a CDS encoding NAD(P)/FAD-dependent oxidoreductase, whose product MVIVGAGFGGLEAAKALGKADNVRVTVVDRYNHHLFQPLLYQVATSVLNTADISAPIRSVLHSRNTEVLLAEAKSVDARRKVLVVEGGEIPYDSLVVATGASHSYFKHPEWADVAPGLKTLDDAVRIRERILTAFEAAEREPDPERQREWMTFVIIGAGPTGVELAGALAYMTRHSLPKDFRRIDTRQARVVLLEGLPRVLNAYPEELSEAAKRDLEKLHVEVRTGALVTDLDAESVTFGDERIATRTVLWGAGVAASPLVRSLEVPLDRAGRVKVTPLLTAPGLEDVYVIGDVAAAEQHGKPVPGIAPAAMQMGRHVAKTIRDRLANKPLRAFRYHDKGSFAVIGRGYAVGVLYDKWRMKGLPAWCVWAGVHIAYLIGFRNRLFVMLNWGYTFFTQGGRNMRLITHNVAKRMPALAASPQAPALPPPARPELPASQPAPVH is encoded by the coding sequence GTGGTCATCGTGGGGGCGGGCTTTGGCGGGCTGGAGGCCGCGAAGGCCCTGGGCAAGGCGGACAACGTGCGGGTGACGGTGGTGGACCGCTACAACCACCACCTCTTCCAGCCGCTGCTCTACCAGGTGGCGACCTCGGTGCTGAACACCGCGGACATCTCCGCGCCCATCCGCAGCGTGCTGCACTCGCGCAACACGGAGGTGCTGCTGGCGGAGGCGAAGTCGGTGGACGCGCGCCGCAAGGTGCTCGTCGTGGAGGGCGGGGAGATTCCCTACGACTCGCTGGTGGTGGCCACGGGCGCGTCGCACTCGTACTTCAAGCACCCGGAGTGGGCGGACGTGGCGCCGGGCCTGAAGACGCTGGACGACGCGGTGCGCATCCGCGAGCGCATCCTGACGGCCTTCGAGGCCGCGGAGCGCGAGCCCGACCCGGAGCGCCAGCGCGAGTGGATGACCTTCGTCATCATCGGCGCGGGGCCCACGGGCGTGGAGCTGGCGGGGGCGCTCGCGTACATGACGCGGCACTCGCTGCCGAAGGACTTCCGCCGCATCGACACGCGCCAGGCGCGGGTCGTCCTGCTGGAGGGCCTGCCGCGCGTGCTGAATGCCTACCCGGAGGAGCTGTCGGAGGCGGCGAAGCGCGACCTGGAGAAGCTGCATGTGGAGGTGCGCACCGGGGCCCTGGTGACGGACCTCGACGCGGAGAGCGTCACGTTCGGTGACGAGCGCATCGCCACGCGCACGGTGCTGTGGGGCGCGGGGGTGGCGGCGTCGCCGCTGGTGCGCTCGCTGGAGGTGCCGCTGGACCGCGCGGGGCGGGTGAAGGTGACGCCGCTGCTCACGGCGCCGGGCCTGGAGGACGTGTATGTGATTGGCGACGTGGCGGCGGCGGAGCAGCACGGCAAGCCCGTGCCGGGCATCGCGCCGGCGGCGATGCAGATGGGGCGGCACGTGGCGAAGACGATTCGCGACCGTCTGGCGAACAAGCCGCTGCGCGCGTTCCGCTACCACGACAAGGGCAGCTTCGCGGTGATTGGCCGCGGCTACGCGGTGGGCGTGCTCTACGACAAGTGGCGCATGAAGGGGCTGCCCGCGTGGTGCGTCTGGGCGGGCGTGCACATCGCCTACCTCATCGGCTTCCGCAACCGCCTCTTCGTGATGCTGAACTGGGGCTACACGTTCTTCACCCAGGGGGGCCGGAACATGCGGCTCATCACCCACAACGTGGCCAAGCGCATGCCCGCCCTGGCAGCGTCCCCCCAGGCGCCCGCCCTGCCTCCTCCCGCACGCCCGGAGCTCCCGGCGTCGCAGCCCGCGCCGGTGCACTGA